The following DNA comes from Spartobacteria bacterium.
CGGTTCAGGAAGCAAAAAAACATGCTTCAATCAAAGGCATCTATGGATCTCTGCACGGTATAAAGGGCATCCTCGAAGAAAACTTCATCGACCTGCGCCAGGAATCGGACGAAACACTGGAACTCGTAGCACAAACCCCGTCATCAAACCTGGGTTCTGTACGCAAAAAGCCCACAGCCGAAGACTGCGTCGTCATGTTTGATATCATGAAAAAATATAACATACGCTTTTTCTTCTATATCGGAGGAAATGATTCGGCAGAGACCGTGCACATTGTGAATGAAGAAGCAAAAAAGAACGCGTACGAACTGCACTGCTTCCATATCCCGAAAACCATCGATAATGACCTGAAGGAAAACGACCACACACCCGGTTTTGCAAGTGGAGCACGCTTTGTGGCCATGGCTTTTATGGGAGATGATCAGGATAATCGCGCACTTTCCGGCGTAAAAATCAATGTGGTCATGGGCCGCAATGCTGGATTCCTCACTGCGGCGGCGGCTCTTGCTCGTCAAAGTGATGATGACGGCCCGCATTTGATTTATTTACCGGAACGCCCCTTTGTCATGGAAAGTTTCGCCGAGGACGTGAAACGCGTACACGACAAACTGGGTCGGTGCGTAGTAGCCGTATCAGAAGGCATATCA
Coding sequences within:
- a CDS encoding 6-phosphofructokinase → MLIAQSGGPTMVINQSLIGAVQEAKKHASIKGIYGSLHGIKGILEENFIDLRQESDETLELVAQTPSSNLGSVRKKPTAEDCVVMFDIMKKYNIRFFFYIGGNDSAETVHIVNEEAKKNAYELHCFHIPKTIDNDLKENDHTPGFASGARFVAMAFMGDDQDNRALSGVKINVVMGRNAGFLTAAAALARQSDDDGPHLIYLPERPFVMESFAEDVKRVHDKLGRCVVAVSEGISDRDGTPIVAALTAEVEVDSHGNVQLSGTGALGDRLADYIKAKTHISRVRADTFGYLQRSFPGIASVVDCKEAREVGAKAVEMAAGGDVDGSVAIRRKAGDTYEVYYERVPLRNVAKETRHMPDEFINEAGNNVTDAFLTYARPIVGNLPVMGHFKRVPVPKV